A single region of the Methanoculleus sp. SDB genome encodes:
- a CDS encoding ABC transporter ATP-binding protein — protein sequence MHGIIEADGLTRTFGDVTAVDHVTLTIPRGELFGLLGPNGSGKTTMNKLMTGQIHPTSGTIRVMDMDVAERPLDVRAKVGIIPEQETPPSFLTAEEYLHFVGKIRGLTDIEERANSWFNILEFRDKKEVLCKDLSRGTRQKLMVAQAFLHEPPLAFIDEPLINLDPIMQRTVKDFLQEYVFNGGTIFFSTHILGIAEEICTSFAILSGGSVLHHGTIDQLRADNRKLEGFFLEQVKGPAYA from the coding sequence ATGCACGGCATCATCGAAGCAGACGGACTGACAAGGACCTTCGGGGATGTGACCGCGGTGGATCACGTCACCCTCACCATTCCCCGGGGGGAACTCTTCGGCCTTCTCGGACCCAACGGCTCGGGAAAGACGACCATGAACAAACTGATGACAGGACAGATTCACCCGACGTCAGGGACCATCCGGGTGATGGATATGGATGTCGCGGAGCGTCCCCTCGATGTCCGTGCGAAAGTCGGCATCATTCCTGAACAGGAAACGCCTCCCTCGTTTCTTACTGCGGAGGAGTACCTGCATTTCGTAGGGAAAATCCGGGGCCTGACGGACATCGAAGAGCGGGCGAATTCGTGGTTTAACATACTGGAGTTCCGGGATAAAAAGGAAGTGCTCTGCAAGGATCTTTCCCGGGGAACGCGCCAGAAACTGATGGTGGCACAGGCATTTCTCCATGAACCTCCCCTTGCCTTCATCGACGAACCCCTCATAAACCTCGATCCGATCATGCAGCGGACCGTAAAGGACTTTCTGCAGGAATATGTCTTTAATGGCGGCACGATCTTCTTTTCCACCCATATTCTCGGCATCGCCGAGGAGATCTGCACCTCCTTTGCAATCCTCTCCGGAGGATCCGTTCTCCACCACGGCACCATCGATCAACTCCGTGCAGACAACCGGAAACTCGAAGGATTCTTCCTCGAACAGGTAAAAGGACCGGCATATGCGTGA
- a CDS encoding rubredoxin has translation MTKYLCDVCNVYEYVVENGDADLNIPAGTLPADFPDDWECPVCAADKTHMQPV, from the coding sequence ATGACGAAATATCTCTGCGACGTCTGCAACGTTTACGAGTATGTTGTTGAAAACGGCGATGCCGACCTTAACATACCGGCGGGCACGCTGCCTGCCGATTTCCCGGATGACTGGGAATGCCCCGTCTGCGCCGCGGATAAAACCCACATGCAGCCGGTGTGA
- a CDS encoding rubredoxin, with amino-acid sequence MTRYVCDVCTIFEYIVENGDAETHISPGTYPADFPDDWKCPVCGVDKTHMQPVREKKEGTPA; translated from the coding sequence ATGACACGATATGTCTGTGATGTCTGCACGATCTTCGAGTACATCGTCGAAAACGGGGATGCAGAGACACATATCTCCCCGGGAACATACCCGGCCGATTTCCCCGATGACTGGAAGTGCCCCGTCTGCGGGGTGGACAAGACGCACATGCAGCCCGTTCGTGAAAAAAAGGAAGGAACCCCCGCCTGA
- a CDS encoding glyceraldehyde-3-phosphate dehydrogenase (catalyzes the formation of 3-phospho-D-glycerol phosphate from D-glyceraldehyde 3-phosphate in glycolysis): protein MIKVAINGYGTIGKRVADAVNAQPDMEVVGVSKTRPSAEAYIANMRGYPLYIADIAKRNTFEDAGIRVAGDIEEMLKHADVVVDATPGGVGKKNRALYELYNLKAIWQGGEDHDVAGFSFNSSCNYESALGRDFVRVVSCNTTGLCRIIKAVDEAFGVTKVRATMVRRGSDPGGIKKGPVDAIVLNPVTIPSHHGPDVQTVLPHIDIVTLAMIVPTTFCHMHVVQMDLGADATREEILNIIEEHPRMGLVRKGTGITSTAELKEYASDMGRPRSDLWESCIYEESVSVVGKRELYLFQAIHQEADVVVENIDAIRAMMNGTPDPLESVAMTNKALGFTPL from the coding sequence ATGATTAAGGTCGCAATTAACGGATACGGCACAATCGGCAAACGTGTAGCCGACGCGGTGAACGCCCAGCCCGACATGGAAGTAGTCGGTGTTTCGAAGACACGCCCCAGTGCGGAGGCATATATCGCGAACATGCGTGGATATCCTCTCTACATCGCAGACATCGCGAAGCGGAACACCTTTGAAGATGCGGGCATCCGGGTTGCCGGAGATATCGAGGAGATGCTCAAGCACGCCGATGTGGTGGTTGATGCCACGCCGGGTGGCGTGGGCAAAAAAAACAGGGCGCTCTATGAACTCTATAATCTCAAAGCGATCTGGCAGGGAGGGGAGGACCACGACGTCGCGGGTTTTTCGTTCAACTCGTCGTGCAATTACGAATCCGCACTCGGGCGCGATTTTGTACGGGTCGTTTCCTGCAATACGACAGGACTCTGCCGCATCATCAAAGCGGTCGATGAAGCCTTCGGAGTGACCAAGGTCCGCGCCACGATGGTGCGCCGCGGATCGGATCCCGGAGGGATTAAAAAAGGGCCGGTGGATGCGATTGTCCTCAATCCCGTGACCATTCCCAGCCATCACGGACCCGATGTCCAGACCGTGCTTCCGCATATCGATATCGTGACGCTCGCCATGATCGTCCCGACGACCTTCTGCCATATGCACGTGGTGCAGATGGATCTTGGCGCCGATGCAACACGGGAAGAGATCCTGAACATCATCGAAGAGCACCCGAGAATGGGCCTTGTCCGCAAAGGGACCGGGATTACGAGCACCGCCGAGCTGAAGGAATATGCCTCCGATATGGGACGGCCGCGATCCGACCTCTGGGAGAGCTGCATCTACGAGGAATCGGTCTCCGTCGTGGGCAAGCGTGAACTCTACCTGTTCCAGGCCATTCACCAGGAGGCGGATGTCGTCGTGGAGAACATCGATGCGATCCGTGCCATGATGAACGGCACACCGGATCCCCTCGAATCCGTTGCGATGACAAATAAGGCGCTCGGTTTCACACCCCTTTGA
- a CDS encoding tyrosine--tRNA ligase (catalyzes the formation of tyrosyl-tRNA(Tyr) from tyrosine and tRNA(Tyr)), whose amino-acid sequence MDPYSLVARNTVEIVTGDELKAVLAQPVKRVYAGYEPSGEIHLGHLVTINKLIDMRDAGFDVTVLLADLHAFLNRKGTMEEVRALAEYNRRCFEAVGLTGVEFVLGSDVQLNPEYELRVLELSQQITLNRAKRSMDEVGRQMEHPTVSQMVYPIMQMVDIETLGVDAAVGGIDQRKIHMLARENLPAVGGRAPVCIHTPILNGLDGKKMSSSSGNYISVADSEAGIKQKIKKAFCPPETVENPILQLLQYHVFPRLSRITLRRPEKFGGDREFHSYEEIEQAYGCGDVHPMDLKNAAADGLIEVLGPVREYMER is encoded by the coding sequence ATGGATCCGTACTCGCTGGTCGCACGAAATACCGTTGAGATCGTTACCGGGGATGAACTGAAGGCAGTCCTAGCGCAGCCCGTCAAACGTGTCTATGCCGGCTACGAACCGAGCGGTGAGATCCATCTCGGCCATCTGGTTACGATAAACAAACTCATCGACATGCGCGACGCAGGATTTGACGTCACCGTTCTCCTCGCGGATCTTCATGCCTTCCTCAACCGGAAAGGCACAATGGAGGAGGTCCGTGCCCTGGCCGAGTACAATCGCCGCTGTTTCGAGGCCGTGGGGCTGACGGGAGTTGAATTCGTACTCGGATCCGATGTTCAGCTGAATCCCGAATACGAACTCCGGGTGCTTGAACTTTCCCAGCAGATTACCCTGAACCGGGCGAAGCGCAGCATGGACGAAGTCGGCCGGCAGATGGAGCACCCGACCGTTTCCCAGATGGTATACCCGATCATGCAGATGGTGGATATCGAGACCCTCGGGGTCGATGCGGCGGTTGGCGGGATTGACCAGAGGAAGATTCACATGCTCGCCCGTGAAAATCTTCCGGCTGTCGGAGGCAGGGCACCGGTCTGCATTCACACGCCAATCTTAAACGGCCTCGACGGGAAAAAGATGTCCTCGTCGAGCGGGAACTACATCTCGGTCGCCGATTCCGAAGCAGGCATCAAACAAAAGATCAAGAAGGCCTTCTGTCCGCCGGAGACTGTCGAGAACCCCATCCTCCAGCTCCTGCAGTACCACGTCTTCCCGCGGCTGTCCAGGATCACACTCCGGCGTCCCGAAAAATTCGGGGGGGACAGGGAATTTCACAGCTATGAGGAGATCGAGCAGGCGTACGGTTGCGGGGATGTGCATCCGATGGATCTGAAAAACGCCGCGGCGGATGGCCTTATCGAAGTGCTGGGCCCGGTACGGGAGTATATGGAACGATAA
- a CDS encoding serine/threonine protein kinase produces the protein MSIDGLMNRFDREVEKMGVRVKDADQMKVMDNVFDEVTLLALYRLVHKKHISVIGGSISTGKEANVFYGEKDGRPIAIKIYRIRSANFKSMSEYITGDPRFASVRGTKKEMVFTWTRKEYANIQRAREAGVPVPEPLTFDRNILLMEFLGWGETPYPQLRSAEPEDPEDVYKFIVRMMKILYREARLVHGDLSEFNILYGDRPYIIDLGQAVTPDHPRAHSFLARDIKNITRFFSRFCDVREERDVFIDIVGTERLAP, from the coding sequence ATGAGCATCGACGGGCTAATGAACCGGTTCGACCGGGAAGTGGAGAAAATGGGCGTCCGCGTGAAAGACGCCGACCAGATGAAAGTCATGGACAACGTCTTTGACGAGGTCACTCTCCTCGCCCTCTACCGGCTCGTGCATAAAAAGCATATCTCCGTCATCGGCGGATCAATCTCAACGGGAAAAGAGGCGAACGTCTTCTACGGCGAGAAGGACGGGCGTCCGATTGCAATCAAGATATACCGGATCCGGTCCGCAAATTTCAAATCCATGAGCGAATACATCACCGGCGATCCCCGGTTCGCCTCCGTCCGAGGCACGAAGAAGGAGATGGTCTTCACCTGGACACGGAAAGAGTACGCCAATATCCAGCGTGCCCGTGAAGCGGGTGTACCGGTTCCCGAACCGCTGACATTCGACAGGAACATCCTCCTTATGGAGTTCCTCGGATGGGGGGAGACGCCCTACCCGCAGCTCAGGTCGGCCGAACCGGAAGATCCGGAGGACGTCTACAAATTCATCGTCAGGATGATGAAAATACTCTACCGGGAAGCGCGTCTGGTTCACGGGGATTTGAGCGAGTTCAATATTCTCTATGGAGACCGCCCGTACATCATCGATCTCGGGCAGGCAGTAACCCCCGACCACCCCCGCGCCCACTCGTTCCTGGCGAGGGATATAAAAAATATTACCCGGTTTTTCAGCCGGTTCTGCGACGTCCGGGAAGAACGCGACGTATTCATCGACATTGTCGGGACCGAGCGGCTTGCGCCGTGA
- a CDS encoding RNA-processing protein (similar to yeast Dim2p protein that is essential for 40S ribosomal subunit; structural studies show binding to 3' end of 16S rRNA in complex with archaeal IF2 alpha), with protein MTRQEIKVTQSRIAVLIGKGGKTKREIEKKTGTVLTIDSEEGAVAVEAEETLSVLRTVELVRAVNRGFSPNRAYVLLDDEDLILDVIDLSGICTTTKQMERVRGRIIGKEGRAREQIEYMTGCLISVLGKTIALIGLPEQLKLARTAIDMLVKGVPHETVFTFLDKRKKEAKHEILEYYY; from the coding sequence ATGACACGACAGGAAATTAAAGTAACACAAAGCCGCATTGCGGTATTGATTGGAAAAGGCGGTAAAACAAAGCGGGAGATTGAAAAAAAGACCGGTACGGTTCTTACGATTGATTCTGAAGAGGGAGCAGTGGCCGTTGAAGCGGAGGAGACGCTGTCCGTTCTGAGAACGGTGGAACTTGTACGTGCCGTGAACCGCGGTTTTTCCCCCAATCGTGCATATGTGCTGCTCGACGATGAGGACCTGATCCTCGATGTCATTGACCTCTCCGGAATCTGTACGACGACGAAACAGATGGAGCGTGTCCGTGGCCGCATCATCGGAAAGGAGGGACGGGCACGGGAACAGATCGAGTATATGACCGGCTGCCTCATCTCCGTCCTCGGAAAAACAATCGCGCTCATCGGGCTGCCGGAACAGCTGAAACTTGCCCGGACAGCGATTGATATGCTCGTCAAGGGTGTCCCCCACGAGACGGTCTTCACATTTCTTGATAAGAGAAAGAAAGAGGCAAAGCACGAAATTCTCGAATACTACTATTAG
- a CDS encoding extensin, protein MNIADLPIPPALIAEYERRGIRTLYPPQAECVEAGLFSAANLLIAIPTASGKTLVAELAMHHQIAGGGRCLYIVPLKALASEKYEEFSGKGVSVGISTGDFDRRDEFLGRNDIIIATSEKVDSLLRNHAHWLAGITLLVIDEVHLIDSDDRGPTLEMVITKLRFQNPDMQIIALSATIGNPEILGGWLNAAVLTSSWRPVALKEGVYYRKAITFADGTREVPAISKHDDINLCADTIEEGGQCLVFVSSRRNAEAFAKRAAQTIPAASPELDAIARILEAAAETDMGKVLALCVRNGAAFHHAGLTRTQRAAVEKGFREGNIRIISSTPTLAAGINLPARRVIIRDYLRFQGGQGMVPIPVREYRQMAGRAGRPHLDPYGEAVLMAGREEAVDELFQSFIEAPPEDVTSRVAHTDTLHTHILSLIATGFTRSREDLVDFMEQTFYIHQKKKHRHLTAIVNRSLRFLTDAGMTDETGGVLAASRYGTLVSRLYIDPRSAGMITGALREMKDFTDIGLLQLLCRTPDMYTLFVRKSDVPVLEKFYFDHEEELWTEFTYEDGEQYFQSLKTAMLLFDWIAEVGDTAICERYGVGPGDIYNVVDGVSWLIHAAGRLAAMTEPAYADPVRELEMRVKHGIKRELLPLVALKGIGRVRARRLFNNNITTPDEMRRAGLDAVAAIIGRGIAEQALSRTGDRAPHPADSEDEPDGTEEQDTGIQSTLFQFEGGEGG, encoded by the coding sequence GTGAATATCGCGGATCTTCCGATACCGCCCGCATTGATTGCAGAGTACGAGAGGCGGGGTATCCGGACACTCTATCCGCCGCAGGCCGAATGCGTGGAAGCGGGGCTCTTTTCCGCCGCAAACCTGCTCATTGCCATTCCCACGGCAAGCGGAAAGACACTCGTCGCCGAGCTCGCGATGCATCACCAGATTGCCGGAGGTGGGAGATGCCTCTATATCGTCCCCCTCAAGGCTCTCGCCAGTGAAAAATACGAGGAATTTTCGGGGAAGGGAGTCTCGGTCGGCATTTCCACGGGTGATTTTGACAGGCGGGACGAATTCCTCGGCAGGAATGACATTATCATCGCCACAAGCGAAAAAGTCGATTCGCTCCTGAGGAACCATGCCCACTGGCTGGCCGGGATCACGCTGCTCGTTATCGACGAGGTGCACCTTATCGATTCCGACGACCGGGGCCCGACGCTTGAGATGGTCATCACGAAGCTCCGGTTCCAGAATCCCGATATGCAGATAATCGCGCTCTCGGCTACGATCGGCAATCCCGAGATACTCGGGGGATGGCTTAATGCGGCAGTTCTCACCTCCTCCTGGCGGCCGGTGGCACTGAAAGAGGGCGTATACTACCGGAAAGCAATCACCTTTGCCGACGGGACGAGAGAGGTTCCCGCCATATCAAAACACGACGACATCAACCTCTGCGCCGATACGATCGAGGAGGGGGGGCAGTGTCTGGTCTTTGTCAGCTCCCGCAGGAATGCCGAGGCATTTGCGAAACGGGCGGCGCAGACAATTCCTGCCGCGAGCCCCGAGCTTGACGCTATTGCCCGCATTCTTGAAGCCGCGGCCGAGACCGATATGGGAAAGGTACTTGCGCTCTGTGTCCGAAACGGGGCAGCCTTCCATCATGCCGGCCTCACGCGGACGCAGCGGGCTGCCGTCGAAAAAGGGTTCAGGGAAGGGAACATCAGGATAATATCCTCCACCCCGACTCTTGCCGCGGGTATCAATCTTCCCGCACGGCGTGTCATCATCAGGGATTACCTGAGGTTTCAGGGAGGGCAGGGGATGGTGCCCATTCCGGTCCGTGAATACCGGCAGATGGCCGGAAGGGCGGGGCGCCCTCACCTCGATCCCTACGGGGAGGCGGTCCTGATGGCAGGCCGCGAGGAGGCGGTTGACGAACTCTTTCAATCCTTCATCGAGGCGCCGCCCGAAGACGTGACATCGCGCGTTGCACATACGGATACCCTTCACACACACATCCTCTCCCTGATCGCAACCGGGTTCACCCGTTCGCGTGAGGATCTGGTCGACTTTATGGAGCAGACGTTTTACATTCACCAGAAAAAGAAGCACCGCCACCTCACCGCAATTGTCAACCGTTCCCTCAGGTTCCTCACCGACGCCGGGATGACCGACGAGACCGGCGGGGTGCTTGCGGCAAGCAGATACGGCACGCTCGTCTCCCGCCTCTATATCGATCCGAGGAGCGCCGGGATGATCACCGGGGCCCTCCGCGAGATGAAGGATTTCACTGACATCGGTCTCCTGCAGCTCCTCTGCCGGACGCCGGACATGTATACCCTTTTCGTGCGCAAATCAGACGTTCCTGTCCTTGAGAAATTCTATTTCGACCACGAGGAGGAGCTCTGGACGGAGTTTACCTACGAGGACGGTGAACAGTACTTCCAGAGTCTGAAAACCGCGATGCTGCTCTTCGACTGGATCGCCGAGGTCGGAGATACCGCCATCTGCGAGCGGTACGGCGTTGGGCCCGGTGACATCTACAATGTCGTCGACGGTGTGTCCTGGCTCATACATGCGGCGGGAAGGCTCGCCGCAATGACGGAGCCGGCATATGCGGACCCGGTGCGTGAACTGGAGATGCGCGTGAAGCACGGCATCAAACGCGAACTGCTGCCACTCGTGGCACTGAAAGGCATCGGGCGCGTGCGTGCACGCCGGCTGTTTAATAATAACATCACCACGCCCGATGAGATGCGCCGGGCCGGTCTCGACGCTGTCGCGGCAATCATCGGGCGCGGCATTGCAGAGCAGGCCCTCTCCCGGACCGGGGATCGTGCACCGCACCCGGCGGACAGCGAAGATGAGCCCGATGGAACGGAAGAACAGGATACGGGTATTCAGTCCACCCTGTTCCAGTTTGAAGGGGGTGAGGGAGGATGA
- a CDS encoding molybdenum cofactor biosynthesis protein B, with protein MDPSHIQDITIHGAVVTVSTSRTEDEDRSGAVIRHLLSGAGISVVHYALVPDEIPVIRQAVLDALEHANLVIVNGGTGLTHDDCTIEAVVPLLEKTMDGFGELFRLKSYEEIGTRALLSRAIGGVTGGKAVFCVPGSTGAVTLATSTLIIPEIRHILTHASR; from the coding sequence ATGGATCCATCGCATATTCAGGATATCACAATACACGGTGCAGTCGTTACCGTTTCGACGTCCCGGACCGAGGATGAGGACCGGAGCGGTGCAGTGATCCGGCACCTGCTTTCCGGCGCCGGCATTTCAGTCGTGCATTATGCCCTCGTTCCCGACGAGATACCCGTTATCAGGCAAGCGGTGCTGGACGCGCTCGAACATGCGAATCTTGTCATCGTCAACGGGGGAACCGGTCTTACGCATGATGACTGCACGATCGAGGCGGTCGTCCCGCTTCTCGAAAAGACAATGGACGGTTTCGGCGAACTGTTCCGCCTGAAGAGTTACGAGGAGATTGGAACACGTGCCCTGCTCTCACGGGCAATCGGGGGAGTAACCGGTGGAAAAGCTGTCTTTTGCGTCCCGGGTTCCACGGGAGCGGTCACCCTCGCCACCAGCACTCTCATCATCCCCGAGATACGCCATATCCTCACCCATGCTTCCCGGTAG